TCGAGATGTTTGACTGAACACAATAAGACGGAGCTGCTGTCTAAGAATGATCCGATTCAGTGCGGCATTTGTGACTCTGGGAGCAAAGAGGGGAAGGTGTTCTTACCCTGGCACATTCTGGTGCCCAGCAGCTGGTATCCTTCTGGGCACACGCAGGAGAACTTCCCTGGTTCGTTGACACACTGGAACTGGCACAGGTAGCTGGAGTAGCTGCACTCATCGATGTCTGAGAAGTTGTAAGTTCAGGGTATGTTAACTGTCTGAGagcaaagaggaggagaaagcagCAGGAGAGTGTGTACTATCACACTTCTTACCGTTACAAGCGAAGCCGTCGGGCCCGAGCTCGTAGCCCTGATCACAGCGACAAAGGAAGGTGCCGTAAGTGTTGTAGCACCTCTGAGAGCAGGGGGCACCCATCTCACATTCATTCACATCTGAAAGCAGGAAGGGTAGATTTCACAGAACATCGTAGTTATAAACTTTAAATGCTTCATAAGTGACCACAGAGTCCAAAAAGCTTTTATAGGTTCTGGATCAAATATTAAAACTGAAGGCAGAAATCCGAATGATAGCCCCAATGAATGTAAAgtctgtgaaaacatattttctcaatCATCTACGAGTGAAGAGGTCCAACATGAACACAATTTTCTGCCAAAGCTGAAACAGTTTTGTTACACTTATTTAAATTAAGATGAGCTTTGCTGAAAAAGGTGACGTCACAAACTGCACATCTGTGCACAAATTAGGCTTCAATTAAATCACATCAAATCAAACCAATATGTGCTTGAAGCAGATGAGGTTTTCATTGTTAAAccctgaaataaataataacaataataataaataactcTCAGCTTTAATCATTACCTGTTTCAACATGAATTGTTATTCTTACACAGTAACATTTAATACGTTTTCAGGGTCTTAATGTTTGTCAGGTGTTTGATAAAAGAGAGATCTTCGTAAGAGCAAACAGTGCAGTTCATCTGTGTGAGCAGCTGTTGTATTTATGCTAAATTTGGACGTAGTCTGACTTTAAATGACTATTTCTACTTATATCCACAACATTTTAGAGGGAAATATTGTGCCTAGTGTAGTACAGAATCTTGTaaaccatatttattttacatttgcagtTAACTACAGTGTACAACATCGTTACGATTTCACAACCGAAATATATAATCAGCGGAAACAAAGTCATTTGACATAAAAGTGATCAGCAATAATCTTGatattaaatgaaatttaatgaaaagtgatttttcaagcaaaaattcAATACAGTTTCTCCAGTTTCTGACATGAAGATCATTATAACCTCGAGATAATTGATCATTTAAAGAATAAACTCATAAATAGATTACACTGTTTGTTGCATCCCTAGTTAAGTCTATAAAACTAGCATATAAAAGAATGATAGGGCAGAGTTATATCTgtatacaaaacacacaattgtCCTTTATATCTCATTAACTGGTCCACAGAAATGTGTCTGACGTGATTATTTTGATTATACATCAGCAATAATAATACTATTATGTAACCTGTAACAGCATGACTGATGGGCCATTTGTTTcacttctgatattttatgtacattttgcaGTTAATACTTTTATGTAAGCAAGATTATGAATGCAGTATGTTTATTCGTAGTGGACTTTTACACTGTTGTACTGTTACATTTATTAAGCAAATGCTCTTAAAACTCACCAATGCAGGATCGGTTGTTTCCTGCCAGCTGGAAACCAGGTTCACACTGACAGGAGAAGGAACCAGGGACGTTGACACAGCGATGCTGGCAGTACCTGTACCTGCACTCATCGATGTCTGACGGCCAGAAGAAGAGTCAGAGGAAGGACATTCACATTCCTACAGGTATTGAATTTTTCTGAGTTGTCATATTTAAGCTTCAATCCACTGATTAAAAGAGGAATTCAGATTGACTCACCAATGCACTCTGTGCCAACCTTGCGGTAACCGTCCGGACACTGGCAGGTGAAGGCACCCAGTGTGTTGATGCATTGCTGGCTGGGCTGGCAGTCGTGTTCATCTCGCTCACACTCATCAACATCTGGGTgaagtgaaacacacacataaaatgtgATTATTGTGAGCAACCACGGCATCATTCAGCTGATCCAGTGTGACCCTTAAAGGAGATGTTCGCCTCATTTGCACCCAGCAGCTGAGAATATAACGTTGAGTCATGTTTGCTGTCTCATAGAGGCCAGATGAACATCTCACTGTCCCCCAGCACAAGCAGCTTTCCTAAAACACCAGCAGCTGTCCTTGCGTGAAATCTTCCAAATTCCTgctctatctgtctatctgtctgtgtgtctgtctgcctcccGTGGACTCAGACCCACTCACACCCACACAGATTGCAGCAACACGCCGCCTCCAGTCCCAACACCTGCCACGGCCACCTGTCCCTCACAATCTGTGGCCGCACTCAATAAATTTACACAATCACGCGCACACAGACATGCTTAATGATCGCTCATCCTGTGGCCACCTGTCCACCTCCGACCCCCAGACCAACAAACCAGACACCCACCCACACAGCTGTCTCCTTGCGGCTCGTAGCCCACAGGGCAGGGGTTGAAGGCCTCGGTGGGCGTGATGGGGGGCTCTGGAGCAGGGATGACTGACGCAGAGCGAGGAAGGCACAGGTAGCCACCGTAGTGGTTGAAGCACTTCATTTCCCCTTTGCAGGCATCTGGAATAGTCTCGCACTCATTTATGTCTGATGGGAGACACAGAGACGGATATTTAATTGCAGAGTGTCAAGTACAGACAGCGGGTGCTTGTTAGAAAGTCATTAAAAAGACAGGACAGGGTGTGAAGAGCAAGAGGATCATCAAAGTTGTTATTGTACACAAACATGAGGTTGTGAGCAGAAAAACTGCAGGTAAAAGAGAGTTTTACCTTTGCAGTGCTCAGTCTGAGGGTCCCAATGATACCCATCTGTGCATTCCTACAAAAAGCAGCAGGGAGAGAATGTGAGAAAATGATGGAAAGAAAGATGCGAACAGTCCGTCTGAGCCAAGCAGTTGCATAATATATTCATAATACATAATAAATCCCCAGTAGTgggacatgaaaaaaaaaaaaaaagaagcagggGATGGAGAAACTCGTTTCCTCTGTATTCATGTCAGAGTTCTGAGCCAAGAGGATGAGAAGTCTGCTTCTGTTAAaggatttgtgacatttttcaaactacTTTCCTGAAAGCCAAATGTCACTTGAAGAACAAAGTATTTCAAGGCCGCTGTTTGGAAAAAGGGTCATTATCATTCAAGGGAAAAATACTGCTGTGACCTGCATGGAAAGAAAAACTGAGGCCTAAAGAAACATGCtattaaaaccaaatttaaccCCAGCAACGGCCACTCGAAAGTCCTGAGAGGGACACGTTTATGTGGAACACTGAACCAGGAGAAGAGAGAGGATTTCAGGCCTCCGCTTCAATGCAAGAAAACTGTAACATCGACCAGCAGGTGTGATATACAATATGGAAGGAAGAAAGGAGAcgcaaataaaaagaaaggaaTGAGAGGAGAACGAGGGAGGGAGATTCATCCATCCTTACCGTGTAGGTGTCACTTTCTGTATGTGACTGTGAAATCGCACTGCGGAggagcacagacacacatatgcacacacacaagaccGACATACAAGCACCCTGCATACTAATGCACTAATTGACGGGGGGCTGGGACACACgtgaaacatgcacacacaaacacacacacaactatcAGACAGGTAGCTGTGCCCTGAAGACGAGACGTTGTGAAGCTCAGAGCAGTCGAGAAGTGGTATCTGTAtttcagagagagacagaggagaggaggtggGGGGGAGAAACATAAAAGACAAcattagaaacacaaaatggttTGGTTCAGTCTCAGAGCTCTCTTGTGCTGTGTTGTAAGCTGCTCCCACAGCTGACACGGATAAATCACCTTGAAGAAAAAGCGCTGCAGCCAATTTTGAAGAAGTCAGTCAGAACACAAACAGTTAGCTCCTTGGACTCGGTTCACTGTTTGTCAACCGAACAGTTCCCCCTTGATCGCAGCAAGAATAAATGGAATGAATTACTCTGCCaggtaaaaacataaacatcgTGACGTACTCCAACCTTCAGCTGAAAATAACCAAGTCAACATCGCAGAAATACTTTCATATTAGCTGCTTACAGAAAGCCCTCTATGTCTGCACACTGGAATGACAGTCTGGCTGAGCACTGCTGCCTCCAGAGGTTCGGTTTACTGTGGATCAGAGCAGTGGGGCCACAAAAAAACCTGGACattacttgcattttttttttttttttttacagcgacatCTACTACTCAGCTGCTTTAGTTTCTGAGATTAAACTTCAAGTTGATTTGTCTCTGTGACAAGGAAAATCCTTTTTTTGTCGATACAGTGACGTTTTTGAGCATTTTCATTGAACAGTACTTTATACACTACTACATTTCACTACTAAAAGCTGGAATCTGTGAGTCAGCGTTTGTTGAAATTTAGATAATTAACATATTTAAACAGTTGCCATGTTCCAGATTTACCATCAATCTCACTCCCACTGCCTACTTTCCCCCCATCTGTGCACAGGCTTGAACGTGCACGTTGGAATAATTTGTGTGGGTCGGTTTAAATGAGGGCTGAGTacaaacatcagatttttttttccaaaacagaacagacagcAAGTGGACTGTGAGGAAATATTTGTTGAATCTGGCAAAAAAGTATATCAGATTAGAATCACATAGTTTAACTTTGAGTGAGGAGCTACTTTGATTTTACTCACAAAACGTGGCTTATTAAACACGACGGATTAATGACGgtcctgtagatgttttgtaGTCGTACGGCTGATCAGACCTGCTCAGGATGGAGGTTTGCAAAGCTGTGCTAAAATAAATGTGAGGTCTCTTGAAG
This Amphiprion ocellaris isolate individual 3 ecotype Okinawa chromosome 13, ASM2253959v1, whole genome shotgun sequence DNA region includes the following protein-coding sequences:
- the efemp2a gene encoding EGF-containing fibulin-like extracellular matrix protein 2a, encoding MQGACMSVLCVCICVSVLLRSAISQSHTESDTYTECTDGYHWDPQTEHCKDINECETIPDACKGEMKCFNHYGGYLCLPRSASVIPAPEPPITPTEAFNPCPVGYEPQGDSCVDVDECERDEHDCQPSQQCINTLGAFTCQCPDGYRKVGTECIDIDECRYRYCQHRCVNVPGSFSCQCEPGFQLAGNNRSCIDVNECEMGAPCSQRCYNTYGTFLCRCDQGYELGPDGFACNDIDECSYSSYLCQFQCVNEPGKFSCVCPEGYQLLGTRMCQDINECETGKHQCTEAQTCVNIHGRYQCVDNNRCQDPYVQVSENRCVCPVNKPACRDLPFSIVHRYMSITSERSVPSDIFQIQATSVSAGAYNTFRIRSGDDNGDFYIRQINNISAMLVLARAVSGPREYTLDLEMVSVNPLVSYQGNYQTSSALRLSIYVGPYTF